From the Papaver somniferum cultivar HN1 chromosome 2, ASM357369v1, whole genome shotgun sequence genome, the window tcaccggttacgcggctgcaactacgttgacctcttcttgattaccgttgtttccaccattattggCACTtttgttttccggacaatcgcgCTTGTAGTGTCCTACTTTattacacgcccaacactcaacaacacctctaggccgggattgagatctccccctagaatttcctctagacttccatttagtcttgttgttgttcctatttgaactcctaCCTCTATCTTCTTCTTGCATACTTAAGGCAAGCTTGAAGTACTAGAACcgtaaccttgttctattcttctcttctcttcagcaattaacctttgttgcacatcatcaagcttcaacttctcgctccctgcggaattgctaatggttgtccttgcagtctcccaactctttggtaatgacgaaaACAACCGCAAAGCTTGAACTTCAttatcaaaagtaatactaacttttgaaagctgggaaataattgatttaaacttcccaagatgtgctgaaatcgcttcgccttcttgcatcttcagattaaataattgttcacacaacataatcttccccgaggctgatgacttttgatataacttttcaagtttatccataagatccttcgtactagtttcctcttgtacgttattgtagacttcctccgttagacatctactgatcacggctacacacttgcgatcaagagttgtccattcatcgtaTTTGCGTtctccctttttcgcaactccacccaatggatcagcaatgtctttccatctgagacttccaaaacccaaatttcttcccattaaaaactttaaccctagctaccgtactttctttattatcacccataactcccactccaatcgtactacgataaaccctaaaactctaacccgagctctgataccagttgtcaggattttcttaggtaataatcactgacaaccgcggaataacggatgttgagatattatgatgaataataagtaaaccaagcacaagaaaCCATAATAAtaagagaaagataaatcaactcacaagacacaagatttatagtggttcgaccaatacatacaacttgtatatattgtctacgtccactttgagccgcacctactcaaatccactatgaagaaaaaaagattacaacgtcgtgtgaatcccagcaaacccttggttacaccgcaacaattacccgagacgataaccttgtcgcttgttcctcaccaatatgctatcacaacgaaaccctagctttatccctaaaagctatacaagaaatctctcatcgatctcttaatcgttttctacacaatacacaaattctacaaggcctaactacctatttatataggttacaaacttggccaccaagaattctaaccggtttagAAAACCCCTTCACTAAATAACCACGACTAATTTtagaaaataattaattagtcatcAATAACTAACACTATACTCTGATAACATTGGCAACTGGGTCAGACATTTTGTTATCAGATAGTAATACTTTAGTCAATGGTGACACTTCCCAAGAATGCCATCCCAATTTGCTGGAGGTATTCTCAGACATCAAGGCCATTCTAATTTTTCTAGTTGTATAATTATTAGCGAACTGCAGTTTATTTAAGACTTTGagattcttctaatttttttcttttagtaaaCGACATAGAGCTAGATTGCACGCCATCGCAAGACCAAATACCCAGGCAGATGCGCAGCTCTTTTACATGAGTTGTAAGCAGAGAATTGCGAATTAAAAGACAGAATAATAGAACTACTCGAGGAAAATCACTTGCACGACTTAGAATTATAAGAAGAGAAATTTGGATCCTTAGAAGCTGGTAGAAACTAAATTGCAAGAGGAATTTATGgaaattttttttaatagactttatattatcctCTTGCCTTATTTACCTTTAGGAGATTATCTCCATTTACTTGGGTTGTAAACACAAAATATATTatatggttttatatatattcTAGCCAAGAGGAATATTTCTCCTCAAGAaaattatcatcaaatccaagaATTTCCGAGGAAAGGACTCGACTAAATTCTTGAATACTTTTTAATTTTCCTTACATGCCTTTTGGTACAATCTTCTGccactacaagaaaacatggctTTGGTGACGATAGTTTTTGCGGCGAAGAATATTTCATCGCTGAAGCTTAGTTATTGTGACCAAATTAATTTTTGTCACTGTTGTTCGGTTTTCAGCAACGGGACTCGGGTTTCGTCACTCATAGGTTTTTAGTGACCTTATTTAGAGACGAAATAATGTCTAGTCACTAATGAATTTTTTGTGATTATATATGTTTGTCACCATTCAATGATATTGTGATGATGCTAAAAAAATTGacataaaatatttttggtgaTAATCTATAAATTTCGTTACAAAAGAAATGTTTATACTGACAAAATTAATTCGTCACTAGCTAATTTTATAGTGACGAAACTAAATGTTTGACGCTATATTTGTTTTTAGTGAGCATCAGCTTGTTTGGTTGCAAATATTTATATAGTAACGACTTCTAATTGTCACGAGACAGAACATTCGCAACGAACTAGATTTTGTCGCTTTAGTTATTTTCAGTGACACTATAACTTCACCGCAGTTCGTGATTTCAGTGATTACTGAAATGTTGTCACCAAGATTTTTTTATGGTGATAAAAAAAATACGTAGCTGCTAAAGAATAAGTTTGTGGTAACAATATATTTTATCATGTAAAACATAATATTTAAAAATAATgtaataaattagagagaatcaaTTCACTTGTCGTAGTAATTTTTCATTAGGGGAAACATACAAGTCGTCATTTGTTTACGTCGTTTAATGGGAAAAGATCGAAAAGAATGCTCTATAAACCAAAGGATGATTCTATAAGATTGTGTGCAACGAGCCTTCCTTTTCCTGGAAAACAATTTCGTGTTTTGCCATTTCAAGTTTAAACCGGGGAAACGAGCACCTTAAGTTATGCCAACAGAAAAGATTACCATGCACAAGGAGAACAGAAAAGACACAAAAAAGCACATGAAGAAAGTGGATTCCCATACTGCATtagaaaaaaattgaatttgagACAGAATATCGAAATCCaaccaacaactaaaataaccaatccctttgttcaaaaagaaaaaaaaaacaatctctGAATCATTGAAAGATAGAGAGTTGTTGTTCTCATCAAAATAATTATCAAACCAAACAACTATTTTTAAGTAAATAAAATGCAAATAACTAATCCTCTAAATCTGTATCATTGTCAACTGGCTCAATGTCTTCTTCATCCACCTCTGAGTCATTATAATCAACCAATGTCTCATCTTCTTCCTCGACATCAACATCATCCACGTCAATATCAACTGCACATACAATCTCTGCATCTACCAACTCTTCCTTCACATCATCTCCATGGAGTTCATCTAGTCCAACATTATTATCTTCTTGTATGACTGATGATACCGTTACATCTCCAGTTTGTTGataaacatcttcttcttcttcatcatcatcatcatcatccattTCAGGAACATCCCATATATGTATGTGATGCATCTTTTGAACCACTTTCCAGTCTGTTCCGAATTTATGATCATCCAGGTAGAACACTTGTCGCGCGTCCGATGCGATAACATATGGGTCTTTCTTATACCACGTACTACTCACATTTAAACATTTCAAATCATAATCTGTTTTAAGATTTTTGTTCCGTGGAGTCAAATCGAACCAGTCACACTTGAATAACACGACCCTATAATTGTTCAGGTATTCTACCTCAATAACATCACATAATGTACCATAAAACTCAATTTCCTTTCCTTCAAATACTGAATCAACTACCAATCCACTATTTTGGGTTGTTCGGCGAGCTTCACGTTGTTTCGTATTGTACCGAACTCCATTCAGGTTGCAAGCTGAATATGAGTTTGCTCGTAACTCAAACCCCAAAGCCAATGAATACAATTCGTCAGTAGCTTCCGGTGAATTGATAGAACGCAAATCAAACATCTGCAAATTGTTTGAAAAAGACTACGTGAATAAATATACAACAGATGATCATAATGTATTAAAACTTCAGACAATAAAATTTTCCACATACCCGATTCTTAAACCAATCAGGAAACTCTTTCTGTTGCCGTTGTGACAGCAAGTTATCATTATTCGTCTCTTCTTTCAAATTCTTCAAGTGTTCCCTATATTTTAAAACATAAAAGTTAATCGCATAGAATCTGAAATACACATACGACAATCCAGTGGAGTCCCTCTCTGAAACGTTCATTCCATGAGCTACACTTTTTTTAATCATTCTTCAAATAAAAGCATGGGACTCTGAACTCATTCAAACAAATACACACACAttcacaaaaacaaacaaacaccGATAAACTTGGCACACCGAGTGTCTCTGCCTCAACTACAAGTAATAAACGTATTTGGCGCTATGGCTCAACTATTGTGCTCAACTATTGTCTGAGACTACTGGCGCTATAAGCAGTTCTTTCAgataagattaaatataaaaataaaagatgtTCATACCCAATTATAGGATTAAATTTCCAACATAGTGACCAAATACTAAAATTGAGATATCACTTTGGTAGATACTACTTAAACAACTGAGGTTACAAAGAAAATATGGAATTTATCTACCAACCTACCTAGAATAAATACTAAAGAGTGTGTAAATTTACGAACAACATCGAATAGAGGTCCACTTCATTAGGTCCTAAGCCATGCTCCTAAGTTCGGAACTAATGTGCAAACATAATAACCACTGAAAATAATCTTAGAAACAACTTGATAGTTTTACTTACTTCATGTAAGGCTGCACCTCTTCGCAATTGTTAAGGATGTACCAATGTATCTGATCTCGTTCTTCTGGTGACAATGACTTTATTTCTGTAGCGCCAGTTGGGCGTACTTTTTGAGCGAAAACAGATATTGTTCCTTGGCGTCGTAGACTGCCATCTAATTCATCATCATTTAGTTCTTTCCTATTAAATTTACTTTCAGTTTCGGTGAAGTGTATCGAGATGAATGTCAAGCATCATTAATGATGTAAGCCTCTGCAATTGAACCTTCTGGGCACGTTTTATTTCCCACATAGCATTTAAGTGTTCCTAGGTACCTTGATATATATACAAGAAGGTAAACATCAGTAACTATACATATAATTATTGAGAAAACAATCATTACAGAAAATTTATAAGTGCAGTATGACATAATTGAGAGCTCTGTACActagaaaaaacatgaaaaacaagtAAAATACCTTTCGATTGGATACATCCAACTATATCCAACTGGTCCAACAAGTTTTGCTTCCCGTGGCAAGTGAACAGCCAAATGAACCATCACATCAAAAAATGCCGGTGGGAATATTCGCTCCAACTTACAAAGGATGAATACAATATCCTTTTCTAATTTATCCAGGTGACTCACAATCAAAGTCTTTGCACATAAATCATGAAAAAAGTTACACAATTCAATTATGGCAGTACACACATCTTTGCGAAGATAAGCACGAATTCCAACAGGAAGAAGTCTTTGTAACAAGATGTGGCAGTCATGGCTTTTCAGACCATGTATCTTTCCATCAGCAATGTTAGCACACCTCGATATGTTAGCCGCATAACCATCTGGGAACTTCACCGACTTCAAAAACTTACAAAAATCTCTTCTTTGTTCTGGTTTTAATGTATAACATGCTGGGGGGTtttcgagtttatctcccttaggCCGTAGATGCAATTCTTTCCTAATGTCCACATCTTCCAAATTTAACCGAGCTTTCTCTGTATCCTTGTTTTTCCCATCAATACCTAACATCGTTCCGACAATGTTATCACATATATTCTTCTCCACATGCATAACATCAATCTTATGTCTGATTTTGAGATGTTTCCAATATGGAAGCTCGTAGAAGATACTCTTCTTCGTCCAGCTCAGTTCTTCCTTGGAACGCTTTCTTTTCTAAGACGATTGATCCCAAGATTCTGCATTTGCTGCAACAGTTGCTCCCCTGTTTTCTCTTCCGGTGGATCCCGTTTTTCTTTATGTCCATCATGAAGTATGCTATCTCGCCAGGTATGACCAGGATTCAAGAACCGTCGGTGACACAAATAACCTGTCTTGCTTCTCAGTTCCATGAAGGCGGATCATCATTACACACGGGACAGGCGAGATACCCTTTTGTACTCCAACCAGATAAATTAGCGTATGCCGGGAAGTTATTTATGGTCCATAACACAGCTACACGCAAACAAAAAACTTTTCCTGTCGAGACATCACGATTTTCCACACCGACATCCCACAACTTTTTTAACTCATCGATTAAAGGGCGCAAATACACATCAATGTCATTGCCAGGTTCTTGCGGTCCAGGAATAAGTAACGACATCATGAAAAAAGGTTGCTTCATGCACTTAAAAGGATGGAGGTTGTACGGCATCAGCACCACTGGCCACAAGCTATACGCATTGCTCATATTTCCAAAGGGATTAAACCCATCAATAGCAAGACCCAACCTCACATTACGAGGTTCTGCTGCAAACCATGGATACCGCGCATCAAAATCCTTCCATGCTTCAGCATCAGTTGGATGCCTTAAAACACCATCTTCGACATGTCTGCCTTATGCCATCTCATGTCACGAGCTGTGTTTTTTGACGAAAACAGTCTCTGTAGTCTTGGTTTTAAAGGAAAATAACGCAGCACCTTGTGTGGGATCTTCTTACCTTTACCGTCATTAAACTTGTATCTAGATTCACTGCATACCGGACATTTGTCTTCCTTTTCATACTCCTTCCAGAATAAACCACAATCGTTTTTTACAAGCATGAATTGACTCATAACCCAATCCTAAACCCTTCAACATTCTTTTAGCTTCATAATATGAACTGGGAATGTTGTTGTTCTTTGGAAAAGCTTTTTTAAGTAACTCCAGATGCATATCGAAAATTTTATTACTCAGGCGGTTAAGAACTTTGATATGCATTAACCTTACCAAGAATGTTAACGACGTAAAGTCCTTACAACTAGGATATAACTCTTGCTTAGTTTCATCTAATAATGCGGAAAATATGGCTAAATCAGCTTCACTAGTTTTCTCCCCTCCATCCTTCCCATTAGAAGTTAAGGATTCAACATTTTCACGTAACATCTCAACTATAGCCTCATTTTCATTCACAATAAAAGTTGTTTCATCATTATGGACATTGACAGAACTTGACGCTGACTGATCTTGTGCAGGGTTGTCTTCTTCTCCATGATCTTGTGCAGGGtttctattgatttttttttttagagatgaTTAAATTTATCCTGCTACTAAATCATTATTTCTTCAGAGATAAAAATATTTTGCCGCTAAAACTATTTAGGTGAAGTATTTGTTTCTTCACTATAACTGTATTTTGTGGCGAACAAATTTCGCTGCTAACACTATTTATGtgatgattttgtttcttcacTATATTTTGAGAAGAACAAATTTCACGGCTAAAACTATTTTTTGTGAAGAATGTGTTTCTTCACAATAAGTATATTTTGAGATGAATAAATTTCGCGGCTAAAATTATTTTATGTGACAAATTTGTTTCTTCACCATAAGTATATTTCGAGATGAACAAATTTCACGGCTAAAGCTATTTTAagtgataaaatattttcctcaccAATAATTCCTAGAGTGACAAaattcttcatcacaaaattagTGAACTGTGTCAATTTTATTTGCTCACAAAAAGAAAGTTTTGGTGGCAAAAAGACTTATGTCGCTAACTAAAAAATTCGGTGACGATTTCTTAAGGACGTCACATAGCACTTTCAACGACTCGCTATAGGTGATGAAACTTTTTGCGCCGCTAAATTCTTTTTGCGACgaaaaaattgattttcgtgACACAATATTTTACCACTGAAAATGACTTTTCTTGTAGTGTGCAAGATTGTTGCTGACGTACGGCTCTTGAATGCACCCCATCTTGAACTGCATGATCTGAACCTCCAAAATCCTAGTGTGATCCATATGTTCTAAGAAATGAATCGCAGTGTATCGAACTCTTGCTTACTAATGCTAAGAACATCATTGGATTCATAATTTCATTGCCTCTTCATCTGCCAGGTAGAAGAAAAGATGAACAGTATTCCATACCTCTTTGTATAGATTATCTCTGCAAGTATACCAAAGAAGAAAATTCAGCAATGGGATTATGGGAGTCAGAAATGGTGTCATTACCTAAAATGAATCATAATCATAACCTCCCCAAGAGTTGTTTCTttaaaaattagaaattaggAGCGTAATGAATTCTTGCAAACTTACTCACATGTAAGTACTGATTTCACTGGTGAACTTTCTCTTCTGCAATGCTCGGCCCTTTtgctacttcttctcctcctccttcttcttcttcttgtagaAGAGATTAAGGTTAGGATTCATTAATCTTCCATTTTAAACCTGGAATGGTTAGCTTGGGATTCGAACTGGCAACCTAAGAGAGAGACTGTACCCCGTAGTCCGTTTACACTACTTTGCCCAACGGGCTTTTCAGGCCGTTTGGTTTCACACGGATCAATTGGTTTCTTGTTCTctatttacacaaaattggttaaaaagatcaaaattaataatttttgggtgagaaggacatttagattttgatactgtttaaatggacaaaaatgtaaaaatagtcaggatgtaaacagtttcatcctacccatttttcaaatactttttcttatttttaatttacatcaggatgcatcctgtttcatccttgctatttttttaagtttaaatgagGATAAATTCactttcatccttgttatttttctggtttccatttcacccatactaatttttactcgtccatttaaatcatgttttaaaatatttggacaaatgacccattttccgctcTATTTAGAGGGTGTTCGGATCATAAAATAGCCTTTCTACTTAATTTAGTCGAAAAGTCAAAAATTTATTTGATAACTGAATTTCAAAATGTTCCTAAATCATAATACGAACGTGCTACTGGCGAAAACGACCGACGTACATCATAAAACGACTCTTCTGAATACCAGTAGGTGAGAGTTCCATACTTTTTACTAGTGCTCCAAGCACTTCACTTTCATCCTCGTTTGACAGTGACACCGTTAAATACTTAACCACACACACTGCTTTCAAATAATGTGGTAATTATTGTATGTATGATACGTGGAGAAACAACAATGACCACATTACTATTGCTAGCCCACCACCATGTGCGGTGGCGCCTTTCTAGTCGACACCCATTTTCCACGTGAAATTTTCGAAATCACCGCATGTTGTGCAGACCTGATGTTTTTTCAAACCGCGGGATATATACATCTCTTTCCAAAGGAGGTAAGTATGGAAATGGAACGTTTTCCTTTAGAGATTTTGATGTTGTACCCACCCAGTGTAGTCATTTGCACTGCTTTGATCAAGAGGCTTTCCACTTCCTGGCCGTTTGATTGAGGCAAAGAGACTCTTAATGGTGGGGAATTTTTCCAACTATTTTTAATGTTGGGACAGTTTTCTAACATTGCGCACTGTATTGGGACATTTTCTCAAATTTCCCTTGTATGATTGACGGCCATTGCCTAAATGGTCCACGGGGAAAagcaagaaaatatatatatatatggtggaACGAGGGATTGCAACCAATACACTAATTTCTTCTCTAACCAGAGTCTAGAGGTTGTtcgtagaggtgtaaaacgtgccggcccaGCACATCCCAGCTCACGAAGTCACGTGCTTAGCGTGCTGCGTACTGGACTGTGCCAGAGATTTAGACGCGATGTGTTGTGTTGTGCTAAATGGCGTGCCGTGCTGTGatgtgccagaaaaataaacgtgttgtgtcgtgctgtgttgtgctagcacacttattttatgttttccaaaataaatgtttttgaaatattttaattagtacatgtattattagagaaataaattagcataatgaaaataaaatgtcagaaattggataaaataatgatttttttgtgaaatatgcatcaaatgtgatgtattgtgcaGTATTTTGCGCATGACGTGGTGTGCTTTCTTCGCGTGTTGTGATGTGCTGTACCGCGTGCTGTGCTTTGCCGTTGTGCCTACTTGTCTGGCACATCACAACACATTaaataaacgtgttgtgccgtgttgTGCTCGAATTTTAACGTGTTGTGATGTGCCATAAACGTGCTGGTCCGtaccaatttacacctctagttATTTGGGTAACAAAATAACAATTCCAATTAATTTAGTACGTTAACTTGGGAACAAAATTTTAAaatggtttctttttctttttaattgatAAAGAATTTAGTGTCGACCAAACTTGAACTCAGATCCCTATTATCATGGCCTAACGAGTTCACTATTATTGACATCGGCTTCCAAAAtgatttttagaaacaaaaatgTTGTGAATCAAAATACAAACGTGCTACAGGCGAAAACGACCAATTTGTACCATTCATCGTAAAACGACTCTTCTGATTACCAGTAGGTGAGTGAGAATTTGAATTTCATACTCTTCGCTTTCTTCTTCATGTGACAGTGACACGATTAAATACTTAACCCCGTTACTTTCATATAATTTTGTAATTACTGTATAGGACGTGGAGAAACAACAATGACCACATTTCTAGTGCTAGCCCACCACCATATGCGGTGGCGCCTTTCTAGTCGACACCATTTTCCGCGTGAACTAAAAAAGAATCGCGAGTCCATTTTTTGTGTGTGCGCGCCCGCGCAGATGCCATCTGTAGGTTTGCTTAAAATGAATATGCTTGTGATATTCACCAGATGCCGAACATCTTTTTCAGTGTTGTTTTCTCATGAATAGTAGACCATGATTACACCCTTGATACATTCTTTTATTTGGTCTATATAAAGAAAACTAAAACTGCAGTCTCCAACACAGATCATTACTACCAAGCTATCATTCTATAAAACACCAACCTAGCTCTAGAGAAGGAATCATGGCTGCTAAAATTTCCAACGGAGGAAACCATGCTGCCACAAACTCATCCTCAATGTTCGTCAGAATCCGCCTAGGCAACATTTCAGACGTTCCTCATATACACAAGTTAATCTACCAAATGGCTGTTTTTGAACGTTTCCCCCACTTATTTGAAGCAACCGAGGAATCACTAGCAGCCACCCTGTTCAATTCTCCACCCTTTCAGTCCGTTACTTGTTTCATGCTGGAAGTTTCTCAGCACCCGTTTCCACAAGACAAACATTCTTTGAACCCGAACTACAAACCTATCACTAAGACACTAGATCTCGAGGAACCGATCAAGGATCCAGAATCGAAAGTTTTTAAGACAGGTGATTTGAATGATTTTGATGGTCATGATATTGTTGTGGCTGGTTGGGTCATATTTTTCCCAAACTACCCAACATTTTTAGCGAAACAAGGTTTTTATGTAGAGGATTTATTTGTGAGAGAATTTTATAGAGGGAAGGGATTTGGAAAGATGTTGTTGTCTGCGGTTGCAACTCAGGCAGTGAAGATGGGATTTTGTCGTGTCGATTGGATTTGTTTGAAATGGAATGAGAAGGCTATCAAATTTTATGAAGACGTTATTGGTGCTGAGGTTATGAAGGAATGGGGTGTTTGTAGGTTGGCTGGTAAATCCCTTGAGGCTTATGGAGAAAACTAATATTGCCATATACATTGGGTTTTGAATAAACTTACTTCACCGTGATTATTGcttgttcctttttttttttttttttttttttttttttttttttctgttgaaaTGTACTTTGCCTGCTGCTACACGCATTTCTTGCATGCTATTTTACTGGTTTGATTTGACTCTGATCGTCCGGGGAAACTATCTCAGGGACTAATAAAACTAAAGTGTCAAATTCTGATAAATTTTCACATTTTTCCTTATCCGCATTTAGTTAGTAATTTGTTTTTCACCGCTCTGCCTCATAGTTTATCTTGTTTGAAGTGTGGACCGGCCTCGTAATTATCAACATTGTTAACGGGGTATGGTTGTTGCAGTGGAACAAATGTCTTTACCACCACATATTGATGCATAATATTTTGGGGGCAAGGAATAATATACGAAGTAAAAAAATTACCTTTACcgaaaaagcaaaaaatctattgcTTTATCCACACCAACAAATATCCCGCTTATATGTCACTCCCAAACTGATGCACGCATTCAGCCGAGGACCCATCGCAGGTCAACGGAGAAAATGATATATATCCCCCACTTTTTTTTTCCATTAGGTGACACTGTTTTTAATCCATGGATTCAATAATAATGGGACTTCCTGCTAATCTCAATTTAGGGATCAAGGGTTAAGAACAGTGCCACCTAATGGGGAAGGCAATGGGGGTAAAGAGCGGGGAAAATGTAGCAGTTTCGGTCTCAACTGGTAGATAGGTTCTGTTACTATGTCGTGTGTCGGTGACTCGACCGAAATGCAGATAAATATTTGTGACGTGTATatcacaaacaaaaaagaaatgacATTGTATCCGGGCGTTGAATGACCGGGTAAGATTCAGGGTTCCATAAGGTCACTTAATGACCGGATggctattttctttttttctttttcatccgGTAACAActtcatattttttattttttgattaaaaACAAATCCGGTTGCTTTTTACCCAGATGATAAccattttaatttttattatatatatCAAAAATATTAAAAGTTATGTAAGTCTAGGTTTGTGTATATCTAGATTCTCCATAGTGAAAAAAATGTCCGCAAGTCTCCGATCCTCCTTATTTATAAGAATTATCATTGAGATGCGGTGAATGTTTATCCATCCATACCATAAAAGTTTAAGTTGATACTAATGTAATGCTGGTGTCATCTCACATTGTCAGTGTCTTCGCTTCAAGTTTTGCTTTTTATTTGACTTGCACCAGTTGAAGAAGAATTACATGCTCTTTTAAGATGCATGGAAATCGACCTTTCTTAACCAAAATCATTCTCTTCTCTCAACGAGGGGAGCGTCGTGGAATTGAATTTAACAACTTTGATCTACAAGGTACACTTCATAGTTTTAACTTCTCATCTTTCTCTGGAACTTTTTTACTTAACTTGAGTGAGAAGAATTTCATTGGCTCAATCGCCACTTCCATAACCGGTTTGATTAGTTGGACAC encodes:
- the LOC113352124 gene encoding uncharacterized protein LOC113352124; amino-acid sequence: MLGIDGKNKDTEKARLNLEDVDIRKELHLRPKGDKLENPPACYTLKPEQRRDFCKFLKSVKFPDGYAANISRCANIADGKIHGLKSHDCHILLQRLLPVGIRAYLRKDVCTAIIELCNFFHDLCAKTLIVSHLDKLEKDIVFILCKLERIFPPAFFDVMVHLAVHLPREAKLVGPVGYSWMYPIERYLGTLKCYVGNKTCPEGSIAEAYIINDA
- the LOC113354060 gene encoding L-ornithine N5-acetyltransferase NATA1-like; this translates as MAAKISNGGNHAATNSSSMFVRIRLGNISDVPHIHKLIYQMAVFERFPHLFEATEESLAATLFNSPPFQSVTCFMLEVSQHPFPQDKHSLNPNYKPITKTLDLEEPIKDPESKVFKTGDLNDFDGHDIVVAGWVIFFPNYPTFLAKQGFYVEDLFVREFYRGKGFGKMLLSAVATQAVKMGFCRVDWICLKWNEKAIKFYEDVIGAEVMKEWGVCRLAGKSLEAYGEN